From a single Stigmatopora argus isolate UIUO_Sarg chromosome 4, RoL_Sarg_1.0, whole genome shotgun sequence genomic region:
- the LOC144073482 gene encoding uncharacterized protein LOC144073482 isoform X1: MTHCTRAITRMHFIHITLRSLLHLNMMPLLLLCLLLPTATVFSEEFEGSAIDGFDDEDALEENEIDGVQDTDDLELFIDKSKDQDNTTDQLTLIVIIGAVTMLTVSVAAVVAVMLVRRRKHKQQQGIYSVPTEQDQKGAV, encoded by the exons ATGACGCACTGCACCCGGGCCATAACAAGGATGCACTTCATCCACATTACTCTGCGCTCTCTTttg CATTTGAATATGATGCCATTGTTGCTCCTGTGTCTGCTGCTGCCAACCGCTACTG TTTTTTCTGAAGAGTTTGAAGGATCCGCTATTGATG GCTTCGATGATGAGGATGCATTAGAGGAGAATG AGATTGACGGAGTCCAGGACACGGATGATTTAGAACTGTTTATTGATAAAAGCAAAGATCAGGATAACACAACTG ATCAGTTGACTCTGATTGTCATCATTGGAGCCGTGACTATGTTGACTGTCTCAGTTGCAGCCGTAGTTG CGGTAATGTTAGTAAGACGTCGAAAGCACAAACAACAGCAAGG GATTTACTCTGTACCTACAGAGCAGGACCAGAAAGGGGCAGTCTAG
- the LOC144073482 gene encoding uncharacterized protein LOC144073482 isoform X2, with product MMPLLLLCLLLPTATVFSEEFEGSAIDGFDDEDALEENEIDGVQDTDDLELFIDKSKDQDNTTDQLTLIVIIGAVTMLTVSVAAVVAVMLVRRRKHKQQQGIYSVPTEQDQKGAV from the exons ATGATGCCATTGTTGCTCCTGTGTCTGCTGCTGCCAACCGCTACTG TTTTTTCTGAAGAGTTTGAAGGATCCGCTATTGATG GCTTCGATGATGAGGATGCATTAGAGGAGAATG AGATTGACGGAGTCCAGGACACGGATGATTTAGAACTGTTTATTGATAAAAGCAAAGATCAGGATAACACAACTG ATCAGTTGACTCTGATTGTCATCATTGGAGCCGTGACTATGTTGACTGTCTCAGTTGCAGCCGTAGTTG CGGTAATGTTAGTAAGACGTCGAAAGCACAAACAACAGCAAGG GATTTACTCTGTACCTACAGAGCAGGACCAGAAAGGGGCAGTCTAG